From the genome of Streptomyces sp. S4.7:
GGAGTTCGCCACCGAGGTCGACCGCTTCAATGTCCTGCTGGCCAAGGCCGTCGCCGATCTGGACAACGCGGCCTCCCCTCTGCTGCCGGCCTCGCGCCCCGCGTCGTACGACATCCACCGCGACACCTATGACGGGACCCACCCCGGCCCTTCGGGTGAGCATCTGCTCGCGGGGGCGTTCGCCGACGCGATGCACCAGGCGTGGGGGCTGGGCGCGCCGTATCCGTTCGCACGGCGATGAGTTGGCGTACACGGGCACCAACTCCCGTACGACGCGTCACCCGCGCCCGAGCGGGGTCCCGCACCCGCCGCAGTTCACCGGCCGCGGGCCGTCGTCCAGACGACCGCACTCCTCGCAGACCAGCTCCAGCATGCAGGGCGGTTCACCGCCCTGCACGACCTCGTCACCGGCGTCACGGTCACCGTCACCGCCACCGTTGCCGAAAGACATCGCCACGCACCTCCCCACCGCTCGCCGTCGCCCTCAACCCTACGCAAACCCCCCGTACCCCACCCCGTGAAGGAGACCCCTCGTGGACCGCGAGCCCGGTGAGCTGTATCCGCCGATCGAGCCCTACGACCGGGGCATGCTCGATGTCGGCGACGGCAATCTCGTCCACTGGGAGGTCTGCGGCAACCCCGGCGGCAAGCCCGCGCTCGTCGTGCACGGCGGCCCCGGCTCCGGGTGCGGCCCGCGCGCACGGCGGTACTTCGACCCCGACCGCTACCGCCTCGTCCTCTTCGACCAGCGCAACTGCGGACGCAGCACCCCGCACGCGAGCGACCCCGCCGCCGACATGCGGCACAACACCACCGGTCATCTCCTCGCCGACATGGAGCGGTTGCGCGCGCACCTCGGGATCGGCAAGTGGCTGCTGTACGGCGGCTCCTGGGGCTCGACGCTGATCCTCGCGTACGCCGAGCGGCACCCGGACCGTGTCTCGGAGATCGTCATCCCGAGTGTCACCACCACCCGCCGCTCCGAGATCGACTGGCTCTACCGGGGCGCCGGCCAGATCTTCCCCGAAGCGTGGGCACGCTTCCGGGC
Proteins encoded in this window:
- the pip gene encoding prolyl aminopeptidase, translating into MDREPGELYPPIEPYDRGMLDVGDGNLVHWEVCGNPGGKPALVVHGGPGSGCGPRARRYFDPDRYRLVLFDQRNCGRSTPHASDPAADMRHNTTGHLLADMERLRAHLGIGKWLLYGGSWGSTLILAYAERHPDRVSEIVIPSVTTTRRSEIDWLYRGAGQIFPEAWARFRAGAPADDARPGGHQDTPGLLAAYARLTESPDPAVRARATADWCAWEDAVLSGEPHGSADPYSGRPPAARQALVRICAHYFSHGAWLEEGALLRDAGRLAGIPGVLIHGRHDLSGPLGTAWDLAAAWPDARLVVVEDAGHKGGATMRREQLAALDAFAAPDGGSRGTC